The Bombyx mori chromosome 8, ASM3026992v2 genomic sequence CattaatcattaaaattttaaaattttattatgaatttacaatttcattggaatgatttaatacatcaataaaattaaaatgtgaagAAAAATCAAACGTCATGAAATCCAGAGCGATTACCTACAGGTAACTAAATTTGACTAAGAGGTTTGCTTTTATAGCTTTAAATAACGTCAGGCTTCACTTGAGCACTAAAGCAAAATAGTTATTTGGGTAGAATACTCAAATTAAATGACAGTCAAACGGCAGCCTAAAATTAGTGAACCTAGGTCATTACTTCCTAGAGGTTCTCtgagtacatattattataattaacggACGGACAATTGTAAGAGGGACGTGTAGGCTTATGAAATGCATTCTATTAACACTGCTAATTATGaggcttaaatattttttgcaaaagaaactaatatttttattggatttatttTTCGTGTGCGATTTTTGTTGTAGAgcttaatatgttaaataagaAATAGGCAAGTTGACTGAATATCTTTAATGCCTCGTAAATAGCGAATCAAGGGAATCGAAATAAAAGATTGTTCAGAAATAAAGAAGTTGTAAGCGTTTTCATTTCAAACTAGACAGAACAAACTATATCAATATTAGACGAGACATATTAGGTGAGAAACCTTGCTTATGACAAAATTCTATAATGCTTTCTATTCAAGGAAATTTTTAGCAAACTAAAACCCAAACCTAGCTTATAACCTAAACTTTTAAACGCTTATAGTATCTCTGAACTCGAGTTTTGTTTGTCCTCCATACCTTTCTAAATCTTTCATCGGAATGTGATGAAAATTGGTAAAATTTTTGTTCGCGCTGTAGAAAATGTTTCTGTCGTATTATCATAGGAGAGTATATGGCACTCCAGTAATTCCAAAAAATCTATGTTTATCATACTATTTGGGGTAGTACCCAGTATAGTAGTATTAGTGGGTGAAACCCAGAATACCGAAGCGTATTCTGGGTTTCACCagttaatacttttttaatagCTGAATCCATTATCTTTGGATCTATGATTTCGTTGCAGAGGTTCTCAACAGAGGCTTCAAATCGTTGATTTTCGGGTATTATAAAAAGTCGCATTCGGTTTCGTAAACATTTTTAAAGGGAAAACGTGTGTTTTTTCACTATCCGAGAAACAACATTGTCGCGACAGAAGATAAAACGTTAATTAAGTCACCTCgtgaaatttaaaaacagaCTTATCTAGTTTTCATATACAGAGGGTAGATTGACTTTTTAAATATGTTCGTCTTCTTGCCTAAACTACCTTCCTCCAAGTATGTTTTAGGAATACCGGCTCTAAAGCTGATGCGTTAGTCGCAGTGGTAACGATTAGGTACGTGGTAGTCGATCGTCAaactgttttgatttttctccCTCAGAATGATAGTTTACGACATAATAAGTACTTTGCAGCGAAGCTGGGATGGTTCTCTAACATATTCTAAATGCTAATCGCCTATcttatttaattatacatattCTTGATGGACTACTCATCacataatattattcatatGCTACTGTCATCATTTGAGTTTGTTTCAAGGATTATATGACTACTATTATTTAGCAGCAAAAAGCTAGGCATTCattgaataatgtttttttttaattttatatctgCGTGAATAAAAACAAACTGAAATTAATTAGATACTTAATTCAGTagaaaatattaacaacaatCTTATGTATAtgtagatttataatttttgttcaaTCAGTTTTTCTATATTATGTTCTGAAATCAACTGCTATGTGCAATACATTCCCCTCGAGGcacattaaatttttatgtaagtAGTAATAAGAAAGCTTTATTCTTCGATAGTTACTGACTGTTAAAACtttgtacaataataattattgaaaaataaaataattgagtaTGTATGTagcatgttttattaaattattaattattttgcgTTCTGCGTTCAGCGACTTATTAAAAGTTCACAAGAGAAGGTATATTATGTAAACCCGTTCCAACTTCCAAGCGCACGAATTCTGAGCGGCAGATGGGAAGTCGAGCACCAAGTCGAAAAAGCATGAAGTTCATGCGCGTGCAAAatcaaaagaaaatgttaaaaagACGTTGTAGGGCCCGGGAATAGCTAATTAACGGCGGCTTAAAAGGGATAAGAAAAAGTTTGCAGGTTGAATTATCGTTTAATTACTTTGAAAGCATTTTCGGAAATACATTTTCTTGATTGAACAGATTAAAAACTTTTCATGCGATATGAGTGCGCCAATGCTTAATTAAACTGTTCGAAAAACCAgtttccatgttttttttttaaagggccTTCTGATATTATTATCAACGttgaaaattgtaatttaaataaagtacGAATCACgacattttttaaatcaaagtgCCTCAACGTTGCGATGTAAACAAGAAATATTTATCTGCATAATCTACtttctaaatataatttttttaatttatctataataattgTGAAAACCCACGATTAATTTGGGAAATTGGGCAGTATGTGtccagtccgcacgggtaggtaccaccaccctgcctatttttgcagtgaaaccaaggtggatggtgcatttacgttgtagatgtctatggactccagtaaccacaagaccaggtgggctgtgagctcgtccacccatctaagcaataaaaaaaatcaatattagtaggtttatttatttattttttagttctgAAGCTGATTGTCTCGTGAGTATTAGGAATtgcaatattttgtttttatatatgcTTCCACTTGTTCCTTAATTTTGTGGTCGTGCTCATCGTTAGTTACGTGTCACGGTACTGTAACACAGAATTCTCTGTGTTTCGCCTATTGCGGGATAGCCCTAAGTATTTTCCTTCATCAGCTCGTAGGATTTCAGTTCTACTATGTGACTGGTAGACTGAAAGATGAGCGTTGAAgacttttttctctacctaatcgctggtagcccTAAGGGTCTATTCCAGCTAATCACCGACTGGTAGGTGAGGTCATTCAATCTGAGagtttgctagcactggccctagcaatagtagtgtttcgcagaatctaccaccggatcggaattgtaAACCACTGAAAAGACCCGGTGAGAAACCCAGTGAGTTGTGTCTATGAGCtagttcgcacgtcgaactctgacgggaacgcgaggagcgaagttgtgtgaattgttctattttgttaatttataatagcggtgctttattaactgtttagtatctgtgtaAGTGCACattgtgggaaaataaaacaaagccactggacgtagcttctcgagtTCTTTCAAAACGTTCACTGAGAAAGTTTAAGTAAATAAACACCATTTACTGAGACCCGCATTATcaagtttcatttaatttcatctcaaatgattaaaatttcaaattaatcaacattATTTCAATGCGGTCCATTAAATTTGTCATAAAACgaaatatgcataatattagGAGACCTTCGTCTTTTCAGTTGGATAAATGGAGCTACTACTACTATTGACAGTTGACATTTGAGTCAGATAAACACGTAGGAGACTATCACATCTAACACAACTACATAAAAGCAAATTATATACTTACTGTAAACCATGTATGTTTTCAATGTGTCCAGATTATtaaattagtgtttttttttcatatcctattacaaattgacaaaaacaaacaatattttatagtaaatagGCGGCAAGTAGatccaaaattaaataaacgtcTAACGAAGGACGTAATTAACCAAGACCTGATTATCATCATCACTCTTGTGTCTTGCTGCTAATCAAAACGGCGGGCCGAACGAATATGAGGCGAGCCCGCGAAGGCTACCACTATCAGCCAGTGCCCAGAGTAGCTACGGAAGATACTAtcgaaaatgaaaatgaacgAATGGCTGAAGAACTCAGTGGCAAGATATCTTCACTTAAATACATTTCCATTGAGTTAGGCAATGAAGTAAGGGACCAAGAAAAACTTTTGCGTGGATTAGATGATGATGTTGACAGAAGCTCAGGTTTCCTTGGAAAAACCATGGGAAGAGTTTTAAGGCTTGGCAAAGGGAACCACaactattatattttctatCTATTCCTCTTCTCCATTTTTGTGTTCTTTTtgttgtatattattttaaaatttagatgATTTTCATTACCCATCCATCACTCCTGTGTATTATAAGTGTTTCgaaataaattttgtatatgttgaaatgtaaataaaacatatgtataaattaaatgtttattttatttcacttatTCCACAACTTTTACAATATGTTTCAATGATAAGTACTAGCTTGCACAGGTAGGTgtcaacatttaattttttcctTCACTAAGTAACCATATGTTGTTTGAAGGACAgccataataaaatacaattgagccTTTAACCTTAGCTCTAAAGATAGTCAGCGGTATTTAAGTTTTGATTGTTATCTATAGGCTTAGGTATCCACTTAACTCACTCACCTACTTATGCAACAAATAagtataatacttaaaatgatgcTCATATGTGATCATTAGTAAGTATTCCCTATAATAATTATGCTAACTAGTTTTTAAACTTCAATCAAAAGTATAATTCTTTTAAGATTTTACAAAAATCATCGCCTACAACTTCTTTACTTACAGCAACAAATAAATTACATGGCTTTCCGAGTGAAACAGAACAGATCCGTACACTGTCCATCAACAGAGCAATAATCCCATAAATGTTTTGTTGGTTGTTTCTACTGAAGAACTTGCTTAAGTCATCTAAAATAATTGTTGAGGGCACATTCTGCCAATCTGGTAGTGTTGAAACACTGTCTATAAGTGCTTCAATAGTTTCTACATAAAGAAAACTAATCATTTTCATGAAATGTCTATTCACTGAATTTAAATCTTGTGATAATGTGGGTAGCTGACTTAATTCTTCATGGAGAATATAAAGAACTCTTCCGTTTTCTGCACTGGATAAAGCTTCTTTAAAAAGATTTATTCTGTTTAAACTTGTTTCTTCAAAGTAGAATTGTATTTTGTTACCTTCCATAGCAAATACATTCAATTTCTGAAGTAGCTAATATAAACATCAAAATGCGCTATCTAAAAATTTGGcaaaaataacaagaaataagcaagtaaaaagtattttcatttatgtttatttataaattttagtgcCTATTTCAAATACTTAGGTCATCTTTTCTCACTAAgtaatatgtattatgtatctCACATCTCTTTCTATTTAGTTCACACattaatttattagtttttttttggttctggCACGTTTTGTGTATTAGCCAgtgtcaaataataatatttttataattcgccgttttaattatttacagtttatgaataataaaaaacgaaggaaactgtCCGTGTTaaccattattaatattagtgtaagtttgaatgaaattagCAGCGTGGTACGGTATAGATAATTGATGTTGAGAAAGTAATTTGATTAATGTAGTAATTAACTCTGCacatgataatatgaagtgaaatgtaatgaagttgattaatattattaaacatggcataaaatgaaatgaaa encodes the following:
- the LOC732930 gene encoding BET1-like protein, with translation MRRAREGYHYQPVPRVATEDTIENENERMAEELSGKISSLKYISIELGNEVRDQEKLLRGLDDDVDRSSGFLGKTMGRVLRLGKGNHNYYIFYLFLFSIFVFFLLYIILKFR